A genomic stretch from Deltaproteobacteria bacterium includes:
- a CDS encoding helix-turn-helix transcriptional regulator: MAIIINLDVMLAKRKVRSKELAEFIGITDQNLSLIKTGKVKGIRLSTLNAICKYLDCQPGDILEYRPDP; encoded by the coding sequence ATGGCCATCATCATTAACCTGGACGTCATGCTCGCCAAACGGAAAGTCAGATCGAAAGAGCTGGCCGAGTTTATTGGGATCACCGATCAGAATCTGTCGCTCATCAAAACGGGGAAGGTAAAAGGCATTCGTCTGTCTACCCTGAATGCCATTTGCAAGTACCTGGATTGCCAGCCGGGGGATATTCTGGAGTACCGGCCCGATCCTTAA
- a CDS encoding DUF2975 domain-containing protein — protein sequence MENTQRITKVSRNLRRICTGLIYGLPIACALFWIFFNRLYALMPMIPLPVHVKSDLTALTRLLAFLVDLIPLGIVIYGLQKLRSLFGLYENQLIFTKQNVDCFRSLGRILIFWVIGDVVRNSLLTVVLTLNNPPGQRMISFGLYSADFTGIFVGLVILVISWVMDEGRKIQEDQALII from the coding sequence ATGGAAAACACGCAACGGATCACAAAGGTCAGCCGCAACCTGAGGCGAATCTGCACGGGACTGATTTACGGACTGCCAATAGCCTGTGCCCTGTTCTGGATTTTCTTTAACCGGCTCTATGCCCTGATGCCGATGATACCTCTGCCGGTTCATGTCAAATCCGATCTAACTGCACTGACTCGTCTCCTGGCCTTTCTAGTTGATCTGATCCCTTTGGGTATCGTCATTTACGGCCTGCAAAAGCTCAGAAGCTTGTTTGGGCTTTATGAAAACCAATTGATATTCACAAAGCAAAACGTGGACTGTTTCCGCAGCCTGGGTCGGATTTTGATTTTCTGGGTCATCGGCGATGTAGTCAGAAACTCCCTGTTGACTGTCGTCCTGACACTGAACAACCCACCGGGCCAAAGAATGATCTCCTTCGGACTTTATTCTGCCGACTTCACCGGTATCTTCGTGGGCCTTGTCATACTGGTCATTTCCTGGGTAATGGACGAAGGCCGCAAGATTCAAGAAGATCAGGCTTTGATTATTTAA
- the secA2 gene encoding accessory Sec system translocase SecA2 → MLTKRITTLLERLCQRLNGQTIENDMSHYNQILNEINPCWKTFHEKTDIQLKDISGQLSFRARQEGSLDDLLIEAFALVAEVVRRVLGLRPFDVQLIGGIVLHQGKLAEMQTGEGKTLTAVFPAFLNALTGKGVHVLTFNDYLARRDARWMGPIYHFLGLSVGHVQEGMSPGERQKAYVSDVTYLTAKEAGFDFLRDSLCYKPEECVQRPFNFAIIDEADSILIDEARIPLIIAGASEEFIPEPCRLTDIARRLTLGVDVEFHDSERNIYLTDSGVERVEKLLACGDLYASENTDLLPQLNCALHAELLLHRDVDYIVRNGKIELVDEFTGRVADKRRWPDGLQAALEAKENVPTRTHGQVLNSITLQHFLQLYPKICGMTATARSAEEEFRQFYNLSIVSIPPHRPCIRIDHKDLVFRTRTEKQTALIAEIVNVHWTRRPVLAGTRSVAESAELAQALQEQGIRCAVLNAKNDEYEAGIIARAGRLGAVTISTNMAGRGTDIRLGEDDEVEKEQVLALGGLYVIGTNRHESQRIDMQLRGRAGRQGDPGSSRFFISLEDDLFVRYRFKDLLPSGILRDHQQGEIEKKVLRREIDRMQRIIEGQNLEIKKTLFKYSDTIEQQRRIMFDKRCEFLNDHFALELFISSSPEKRHEYRLLIDDNHLNRMSQKILLHCLDASWSQYLADMTEIREGIHLQRLGGLEPFFEFQKLAVIRFSDLLRAVEIKAVEIFNTMRVTGKKIAPAGQALKRPSATWTYLINDDPFENLPGLKLIRNIGFSSGAGLIYNWPFLLLYLLVGKFKKTKPDKE, encoded by the coding sequence ATGCTAACTAAACGCATAACGACATTGTTAGAAAGACTTTGCCAACGTCTTAACGGACAAACCATTGAAAATGATATGAGTCATTATAATCAGATACTTAATGAAATTAATCCATGTTGGAAAACTTTTCATGAGAAAACCGACATTCAACTGAAAGATATTTCCGGTCAATTGTCTTTTCGTGCCCGCCAGGAAGGCTCCTTGGACGATCTTTTGATAGAGGCCTTTGCCCTGGTGGCTGAAGTTGTCCGGCGCGTATTGGGGCTAAGGCCGTTTGATGTGCAACTCATCGGGGGCATTGTTCTTCATCAAGGAAAGCTGGCCGAGATGCAAACCGGGGAGGGCAAGACATTAACGGCCGTTTTCCCCGCCTTCCTCAATGCCCTTACGGGGAAAGGGGTTCATGTCCTGACCTTTAACGATTATCTGGCCCGCCGTGATGCCCGGTGGATGGGTCCGATTTATCATTTCCTGGGGCTTTCCGTGGGCCACGTCCAGGAAGGGATGAGTCCTGGTGAACGGCAAAAGGCCTATGTCTCGGATGTGACCTACCTCACGGCCAAAGAAGCAGGATTTGATTTTTTGCGGGACAGCCTTTGCTATAAGCCGGAAGAGTGTGTGCAACGACCATTCAACTTTGCCATTATCGATGAAGCCGATTCCATCTTGATCGACGAAGCCCGCATTCCCCTGATTATTGCCGGGGCTTCAGAGGAATTCATCCCAGAACCCTGTCGCCTGACGGATATTGCCCGAAGATTAACCCTCGGGGTTGATGTGGAATTCCATGACTCGGAGCGAAATATCTACTTGACCGATTCGGGGGTGGAACGTGTGGAAAAGCTCTTGGCATGCGGGGATCTTTATGCTTCTGAGAATACCGACCTCCTGCCCCAATTGAATTGTGCCCTTCATGCGGAATTACTGTTGCATCGGGACGTCGATTACATTGTTCGAAATGGAAAAATTGAGTTGGTGGATGAGTTCACCGGTCGCGTTGCCGATAAACGGCGCTGGCCGGACGGACTTCAGGCGGCCTTGGAGGCTAAAGAAAACGTCCCGACGCGGACCCACGGCCAGGTTCTCAATTCCATAACCCTACAGCACTTTTTACAATTATATCCTAAAATCTGCGGCATGACCGCTACGGCCCGGTCAGCCGAAGAAGAGTTTCGACAATTTTATAATCTCAGTATCGTTTCGATACCTCCCCATAGGCCTTGCATAAGAATCGACCATAAAGACCTTGTCTTCAGGACCAGAACGGAAAAACAGACTGCCCTAATCGCTGAGATCGTCAATGTCCATTGGACCCGGCGTCCCGTACTGGCAGGCACGCGAAGCGTAGCTGAATCGGCCGAGCTTGCCCAGGCCTTACAGGAACAGGGCATCAGGTGCGCGGTGCTCAATGCCAAAAACGATGAATACGAAGCCGGCATTATCGCCCGGGCCGGCAGGCTTGGGGCTGTAACCATATCGACGAATATGGCCGGACGGGGGACGGATATCCGGTTGGGTGAAGATGATGAAGTAGAAAAAGAGCAAGTCCTGGCCTTAGGCGGATTATATGTGATAGGAACAAACCGCCATGAAAGCCAAAGAATCGACATGCAGCTTCGCGGCCGGGCCGGGCGGCAGGGGGACCCCGGCTCTTCCCGCTTTTTTATCAGTCTGGAAGATGATTTGTTTGTCCGATATCGATTTAAGGACCTCCTCCCCTCTGGCATCTTAAGGGATCATCAACAGGGAGAAATTGAAAAAAAAGTTCTCCGGAGAGAAATAGACCGCATGCAGCGCATTATCGAAGGACAGAATCTGGAAATCAAAAAGACGCTTTTTAAATATTCGGACACCATCGAACAGCAACGCCGGATTATGTTTGATAAACGGTGTGAATTTCTGAATGACCATTTTGCATTGGAATTATTTATTTCGAGTTCGCCGGAGAAACGGCATGAATACCGATTACTGATTGACGACAACCACTTGAACCGCATGAGTCAAAAGATCCTGCTGCACTGCCTTGATGCCTCTTGGTCTCAGTACCTTGCCGATATGACTGAAATCCGGGAGGGCATCCACTTGCAACGGCTTGGCGGGCTGGAACCCTTTTTCGAATTTCAAAAATTGGCCGTTATCAGATTCAGTGATCTATTAAGAGCGGTGGAAATTAAAGCCGTTGAAATATTTAACACCATGAGAGTCACCGGAAAAAAAATTGCGCCTGCGGGACAGGCCCTGAAAAGGCCTTCGGCCACCTGGACGTACCTGATTAATGACGATCCCTTTGAAAATCTTCCCGGTCTGAAATTGATCAGGAATATCGGATTTTCAAGCGGGGCGGGCCTTATCTACAATTGGCCGTTTTTACTGCTGTATCTGTTGGTCGGGAAATTTAAAAAAACCAAGCCGGATAAAGAGTGA